Proteins encoded within one genomic window of Streptomyces sp. NBC_00523:
- the secE gene encoding preprotein translocase subunit SecE, which yields MTDAVGSIDKPDAEDEAPESKKKTRKGGKRGKKGPLGRLALFYRQIVAELRKVVWPTRNQLTTYTTVVIAFVVVMIGLVTVIDFGFARVIKYVFG from the coding sequence GTGACGGACGCCGTGGGCTCCATCGACAAGCCTGATGCCGAGGACGAGGCCCCCGAGTCGAAGAAGAAGACCCGGAAGGGCGGCAAGCGCGGCAAGAAGGGCCCTCTGGGCCGTCTCGCGCTCTTCTACCGCCAGATCGTCGCGGAGCTCCGCAAGGTCGTCTGGCCGACGCGCAACCAGCTGACGACGTACACCACTGTGGTGATTGCGTTCGTCGTCGTCATGATCGGCCTCGTAACCGTGATTGACTTCGGTTTCGCGCGGGTCATCAAGTACGTCTTCGGCTGA
- the nusG gene encoding transcription termination/antitermination protein NusG, whose amino-acid sequence MSDPNLNDAVEPTAGAFESAEDELDIVEAADAEESDQAEAADADEAGDEASEDTAEETADAADEEEAEPAEPVDPVTALREELRGLPGEWYVIHTYAGYEKRVKANLEQRAVSLNVEEFIYQAEVPEEEIVQIKNGERKNVRQNKLPGYVLVRMDLTNESWGVVRNTPGVTGFVGNAYDPYPLTLDEIVKMLAPEAEEKAAREAAEAEGKPAPARKVTVEVLDFEVGDSVTVTDGPFATLQATINEINADSKKVKGLVEIFGRETPVELSFDQIQKN is encoded by the coding sequence GTGTCTGACCCGAACCTGAACGACGCCGTCGAGCCGACGGCGGGCGCCTTCGAGTCCGCCGAGGACGAGCTCGACATCGTCGAGGCGGCGGACGCCGAGGAGTCGGACCAGGCCGAAGCCGCCGACGCCGACGAGGCCGGCGACGAGGCGTCCGAGGACACCGCCGAGGAGACCGCGGACGCGGCCGACGAGGAGGAGGCCGAGCCGGCCGAGCCCGTCGACCCCGTCACGGCCCTGCGCGAAGAGCTCCGCGGGCTGCCGGGCGAGTGGTACGTCATCCACACGTACGCCGGTTACGAGAAGCGTGTGAAGGCCAACCTGGAGCAGCGCGCCGTCTCGCTGAACGTGGAGGAGTTCATCTATCAGGCCGAGGTGCCTGAGGAGGAAATCGTCCAGATCAAGAACGGCGAGCGCAAGAACGTCCGTCAGAACAAGCTCCCGGGCTACGTCCTGGTGCGCATGGACCTGACGAACGAGTCCTGGGGCGTCGTCCGCAACACCCCCGGTGTCACCGGCTTCGTGGGCAACGCCTACGACCCGTACCCGCTGACGCTGGACGAGATCGTCAAGATGCTCGCTCCGGAGGCCGAGGAGAAGGCCGCCCGCGAGGCCGCCGAGGCCGAGGGCAAGCCGGCTCCGGCCCGCAAGGTCACCGTCGAGGTCCTCGACTTCGAGGTCGGCGACTCGGTCACCGTCACCGACGGCCCGTTCGCGACGCTGCAGGCGACGATCAACGAGATCAACGCCGACTCGAAGAAGGTCAAGGGCCTGGTCGAGATCTTCGGTCGCGAGACCCCGGTCGAGCTGAGCTTCGACCAGATCCAGAAGAACTGA